The genomic stretch CGTCGCGGCCCATGCCGCTGCCGTACTGCTGGCGTCCCATGCGGCCGCCGGACTCGTAATCGCCCGCGTAGTGGCCCTGCGTGCGGCTGGAGCTGCTGTCGTCCCAGTCCTCGCCCGCACCCCAGCGACGCGCGCCCTGTCCGTATTCGGACCGGCCCGACATGCCCGATTCCTGGCGTTGCTGGCGCAGACGCTCTTCGTACCGCCTGGAAGCATCACGTTCGTTCATCGTTTCTCTCCTTCCACTCAACCAAGCACGTCCCGTTTCCAGGGCGCGCGCGCCCAGCCGCATCGCGTCTTGCGCAACGGCCTTCAATTCACCGGTTCCCGATCGCTCGTCGGTCACTGGACTACCCTCCTGTGTGGATGCATGCGACGTAGGGGTGTATGCGGCATCGCGGGGCGATGCATGCATTGCAGGTCTCGCGCGCCGTGGCGGCAAGCGCTCGCAGGCGGACTGTGCCGCGTCGTATGTAAAGACAATGCCGACATCGTTCAGCCACGACGTAACAAGCCGGTGATGCATGCAGTGATGGCGTGTGCGGCGTGTGCTTCGTCTGCGCACACGCGCGCATTCGCGAACGGATAGTGGAAAACATGCCGCAAGACGCGTGCCATCGCGCGAACGCGTCAGCGATGCGCCAACGCGAATCGCCGCGCGGAAAACTTTCCGCCAGCGAAATTGTTTCTGTCGTGGTTTGCGCGTTGCGCGCGTTGCGTCGCCAGCGCGGTTCGTGACGAACGCGTGAGACGTCGACACGCCGGCGCGCTGAACGCGCGCCAACGTCGTGCGTCGTTTACGGCTTCACACTGCCGTTGTCTTCCTGCAGCGCGGGCTTGAACGGAATGTCCGGCGGCGGACGTGCTTCTGCCGGCTGGTCGTTGAGGTTCGGATCGCTCAATCCGCAACCGCCGCCGAGGCCGAGCATCGACACCACGCACTCGATGCGCTTGTTGGTGCCTGGGATCGGGATGGTCACCTTCTGGATGCCCTTGCGCACCCATTCGGCGAGCAGCGTTTCGTCGGGCACCCAGTACTTGTCGAACGAGGTCGGTTCGAAATCCGTCGGCTTGCGCTTGAGCCACGTGCCGGAGCGGTCGAGGTCGCGGATCTCCTGCGTGATCGCGCCCGGGGGCTGGTTCGGCGACGCCGAGCCCGTCGGTTCGGGCACGCGCAGGCTGCCGTCGCTGTTGTAAAGGCCCGGCGTGAGACCACGCTGTCCGCCCGGCGCATTGCGCGTGCTCTCGCCCCAGTCGTCGCCGCGGCGCGGCGTGGACCACGTGCCCGGAGACGGCGTCGGACTCGGCCCCGCCCCCGCCGTCGCAGGCTGCGAGCCGCGACCGGCTGCGGCAGGCGCCGTGCCGGACGGTGCAGCGGCACCTGGTGCCGACGGAGCCGCCGATGCAGGCGCTTTCGACGGCGCGGTCGACGCTGCATTCGACGCGGCCGACGATGCCGACGGTGCGGTGGACGTTGCCGTGCTGGTGGCGGCGGACGGCGTAGGCGACGAAGCAGACGGCGCAGGCGTGGGCGGTGTCGGTACATCGCGCGTGCGCACGGTCTGTTCGGCCGCGCGAACCTGCGGCGTCGGTACGCTGGGTTCGGGCAGCGTGGGCGTTGGCGCGCGCGTGACTGGCGCTGCGATCTCGCGCACCGTGATCTCGCGCGTGCGTTGTTCGATCGACGGGACGACGAGTTCGCGTGGCGCGATCTCCGGTCGAACCGGCTGCACGGGCTCGGCGACGTCGGTCGCGCGCACCTGCGGCACGGGCGTGCGCAATTCCGGCACGGCAAGCGAAGGCTGCGGCGGCTGGCGTCGCGTTGGCGGCAGCACGAACACTTCCGGCGCGTTCGGCACCGGTTCGCTCACGGTCACGGCCTGCTCCACCGGCGGCGGCGTGGGCGGCGGAAGCTGCGGTTCGGGCACGTCGCGTTGCGCCACGTCGGGCAGCGGCGCGTCGAGCGTGGGCGTCGGCAACGGCGGCGCGGGCACCGAAGGCGCCTGTTGCGGCGCGGGCTGCGCGGCCGCCGCGGGTTGCGCGGCGGCCGGCTGCGCAGGCGCCTGCGTGGCTTCGGGCTGCTGTGTCGGTTCGGCCGCACCGCCGCCGGGTTCCTTCGGCGTGCCCGTGCCGATGTACTCGATCATCGTCACGTCTTCGCCCTGCGGCGGCGCGTTGCTGACGGCCATGAAGCGCAGGTACATCAGGTACAGCAGCAGCGCGCCGAAGAAGACGTGCCAGAAGATCGTGAAGCTTGCCGCGAACCAGTGCGTACGGCGGTCGTACTTGTCCCAGCGGTCGGCATCGCGCGACCAGTCCTGGCGCATCAACGTGGTGAACGCCTGCCAGCGCGTCAGGTCGCGCAATCGGCACGGGCGCTCGGTCAGTGGGCGCTGCAGGAAGACGGCGATGATCGCGTCGACGGTCGCGCCACGCACCGCGCCGGCGCGTTGCGCCATTCCGTCGAACCACGCCTGCCAGCCGGGCGGGAACTCACCCGGCTTGCGACGCAGGTGCGGCGCGACGAGCTGCAACCTTCGTTGCAGTGCGTGGATGAGATCGGCGGCGGAGAACATCTACGTCGCCGCGACCGGATCAGGCCGCGGAGTCGCGGCGGATGTAAGGTGCGTCGCCGGTGTCGTGGTCGGTGGCATCGCGTACCGCCGTCACGCCGGGCACCTTGCTCAGCAGGGTCTTCTCGATGCCCTGCTTCAGCGTCACGTCGGCCATGCCGCAACCGTGGCAACCGCCACCGAAGCGCAACACGACCACGCCTTCGGCGGTCACTTCCTGCACCGACACATGGCCGCGGTGCGAGGCGAGCTGCGGGTTGATCTCCTGCTCGACGATCCAGTGCACCCGTTCGACCAGCGAGGCCGAATCGGCCGGCGCCTCGCCCTTGATCTTCGGCGCGCGGATCTGCAGCTGGCCGCCGGTGGTCTGGGTTTCGTAGTCGATCTGCGCGCCGTCGAGGTATTTGACGCTGGCCGCGTCGAGCCACACGGTGAAGCCTTCGCAATCCACGGCCCATTCGTCGCCCTGCAGGTCGCCGGGTTCGGCGAACTCCAGCCGCACGTCGGCGCGCGGCGTGCCGGCATGCACCGCGGCAAGGCGGACGCCAAGTCCCGGCAGGGACTCGCGCTCGATCAGCTTGCGGAAGTGACGCTGGGCGGATTCGGAAATATTGATCATGGCGCTATTCTAGCGGGGTCCACGCATTCAGATGGCGCGGCCGTCACCCGCGATGGCCGACGATGCGTTCCATTCAGTCGGCCTGTCCGTCGGTCGCCCTCCCGCAAGGAGCTCCACT from Lysobacter auxotrophicus encodes the following:
- a CDS encoding NfuA family Fe-S biogenesis protein, translating into MINISESAQRHFRKLIERESLPGLGVRLAAVHAGTPRADVRLEFAEPGDLQGDEWAVDCEGFTVWLDAASVKYLDGAQIDYETQTTGGQLQIRAPKIKGEAPADSASLVERVHWIVEQEINPQLASHRGHVSVQEVTAEGVVVLRFGGGCHGCGMADVTLKQGIEKTLLSKVPGVTAVRDATDHDTGDAPYIRRDSAA